A single Nicotiana tabacum cultivar K326 chromosome 5, ASM71507v2, whole genome shotgun sequence DNA region contains:
- the LOC142180808 gene encoding uncharacterized protein LOC142180808 has product MLLKCDIETPPIKKSFRFLNFWTKHETFKDVVKENWNADFSANPFCIFNYKLKKLKQALSSRRRATYRNIFQKIASLEEVVLVHERQFEFNPTQMNRQRLQQVQAEMIKYLALEEEFWRQKAGMLWFKDGDKNTKFFHDQVNGRRKRLKLSRIQNSLGNWIEEDHLIAEEAKKFYKDQFTESAVPNDFDILSHVPSMVDSDQHERLMALPSNEEVKRAVMGLNGDSAGGPDGFTRAFYQTC; this is encoded by the coding sequence ATGCTGCTGAAATGTGATATAGAAACTCCTCCAATTAAGAAGTCGTTCAGATTTCTTAACTTCTGGACAAAGCATGAAACCTTCAAAGATGTAGTAAAGGAGAATTGGAATGCTGATTTTAGTGCTAACCCTTTCTGCATTTTTAACTACAAGTTAAAGAAGCTTAAACAAGCACTATCTTCCCGGAGAAGAGCTACATATAGGAATATATTCCAGAAGATTGCAAGCCTTGAGGAGGTGGTCTTGGTTCATGAAAGACAATTTGAATTCAATCCTACACAGATGAATAGACAAAGATTACAACAGGTCCAAGCTGAAATGATTAAATATCTTGCATTAGAAGAAGAATTCTGGAGACAAAAAGCTGGCATGTTATGGTTCAAAGATGGCGATAAAAACACTAAATTCTTCCATGATCAAGTTAATGGCAGAAGGAAGAGACTGAAATTATCAAGGATCCAGAATAGCCTTGGTAACTGGATTGAAGAAGATCATTTAATAGCAGAAGAAGCAAAAAAGTTCTACAAGGATCAATTTACTGAGAGTGCAGTTCCAAATGATTTTGATATTCTAAGTCATGTACCTTCAATGGTAGATAGTGATCAACATGAAAGATTGATGGCCTTGCCTTCCAATGAAGAAGTGAAGAGAGCAGTTATGGGGTTGAATGGGGACTCAGCTGGTGGACCGGATGGATTCACTAGAGCCTTTTACCAAACATGCTAG